A window of Chloroflexota bacterium contains these coding sequences:
- a CDS encoding tyrosine-type recombinase/integrase, with protein MEPFSDAQVLALVSATASWTRSRRRNLAIALLLLDTGIRAGELLRLTPDDLDLDAGWVRVWGKGARQRRVAIGPRVIDALAAYQGLERRGICSRFFESEKGGPLSCRGLKRMLERPAARAGVSGRRISPHTFRHTFAVSYPRAGGDERSLRLILGHQSGDSIEACLRYVFGEQHIKERHTHFSPLDRLGLGATPR; from the coding sequence ATCGAGCCCTTCAGCGACGCCCAGGTCTTAGCCCTGGTGAGCGCCACCGCCAGCTGGACCCGCAGCCGCCGGCGCAACCTCGCCATCGCCCTGCTGCTGCTCGACACCGGCATCCGCGCCGGCGAGCTGCTGCGGCTCACTCCGGACGACCTCGACCTCGACGCCGGCTGGGTGCGCGTCTGGGGCAAGGGCGCGCGCCAGCGGCGCGTCGCCATCGGGCCGCGCGTGATCGACGCCCTGGCGGCCTACCAGGGCCTGGAGCGCCGCGGCATCTGCTCCCGGTTCTTCGAGAGCGAGAAGGGCGGGCCACTGAGCTGCCGCGGGCTCAAGCGCATGCTCGAGCGCCCGGCCGCGCGCGCCGGCGTCAGCGGGCGGCGCATCTCGCCGCACACCTTCCGCCACACCTTCGCCGTCAGCTACCCGCGCGCCGGCGGCGACGAGCGCAGCCTGCGACTGATCCTGGGGCACCAGTCGGGGGATTCGATCGAGGCCTGCCTGCGCTACGTGTTCGGCGAGCAGCACATCAAGGAGCGGCACACCCACTTCTCGCCCCTGGACCGGCTGGGCCTGGGTGCGACGCCGCGCTGA